The segment CAAAGAGGCTCTCGCGGCCCTTCAGCTCGGACTGATCGAGAGACGTGGCCTGATCGTGATGGTTGGAGAGGTTGGGACGGGCAAAACGACTCTCAACTACGCTTTGTTGAGTGGTCTCGACTCGCGCGTCGAATCCGCCTATGTTTCCAATACCTCGCTCGATTTCGATGAGATGATGGAAGCGGTTCTCAAAGACTTCGGTATATCCCTTCGCGGGCGGCGGAGGTTAGACCTCCTCGAATCGCTGAACGAATTCTTAGAGGCAGCCGCCCAACAAGACAAGACCGTAGTTATGGTCATCGACGAGGCACAGACACTGTCCGCCGAGAGTGTCGAACAGCTCCGTCTCCTCCTCAACTTCGAGAGCTACCAGAAGAAACTCCTACAGATCATCCTCGTCGGCCAGCCAGAGCTAGCCGAACGACTCAGCAGCCCGCAAATGCGGCAAATCGCCGATCGGATCGCGGTCCGCTGCCATCTCAATCCACTGAGTTACAAGGAAGTCCTGAACTACATCGAGAACCGAGTCGAAGCGATGGCGGGCTCCACAAATATCTTCACTCGGCGTGCTCTTAAGCATGTAGCGAAGAAATCTTCGGGTATTCCGCGTCGCATCAACATACTCTGCCACAACGCGATGCTGTTCGCCTACGGCCACAACGAGCGCAGAGTCGGTCGCGCTATGGTTGCGCAGGTCGCGCGAGAGATGAGGGGCGAGCATCTCCTCACACGCCCCAGCGTGGTGCGCCCCTCCTCGGACAGATTGATTGCGAAGTTGGCACACCTCAGACTTCCCTTTCGATCCAGGCTGAGTCTGGCCGTAGCTGTCCTTGTGGTCTCCACTCTTGGGCTGGGCGGCCTTCTGGTTCCGGCCGGTCAAAAAGGCGATACAACCTCTCATCCAGTGATCCTCGGGTCCGAGAGCCCGCGCCTGGCGCCCGTAGATGCCGCGAAAGCGACGGCGCTTGAAGAATTCCCTGTCTCCAAGGTTGCTGGATCCGATGCCGAC is part of the bacterium genome and harbors:
- a CDS encoding AAA family ATPase — translated: GQHGQAPQELRRLLKRIAEHISDWEPDSLRFIEGSNGLQSGLVGPVPTSLLLENHGFEDGGPSLGPSTVNAGTQDTQPTMSEEPLPLPGTSVSHPPVPSEPASAETAEIWRYFGLNGDPFSLTPDPSLLYLSPDHKEALAALQLGLIERRGLIVMVGEVGTGKTTLNYALLSGLDSRVESAYVSNTSLDFDEMMEAVLKDFGISLRGRRRLDLLESLNEFLEAAAQQDKTVVMVIDEAQTLSAESVEQLRLLLNFESYQKKLLQIILVGQPELAERLSSPQMRQIADRIAVRCHLNPLSYKEVLNYIENRVEAMAGSTNIFTRRALKHVAKKSSGIPRRINILCHNAMLFAYGHNERRVGRAMVAQVAREMRGEHLLTRPSVVRPSSDRLIAKLAHLRLPFRSRLSLAVAVLVVSTLGLGGLLVPAGQKGDTTSHPVILGSESPRLAPVDAAKATALEEFPVSKVAGSDADDALPVGWTTANVNLRTGPSRSFPVLRILQSGADVPIGDAVDRPGPDGQEEAWLQVAASGQTGWVHADFVSLIDDRDPPAHEPLSEGALNQPGRKGQHPGLILPGETVRFPEVSDDENVARSEGNIE